A single genomic interval of Symphalangus syndactylus isolate Jambi chromosome 18, NHGRI_mSymSyn1-v2.1_pri, whole genome shotgun sequence harbors:
- the RRM2 gene encoding ribonucleoside-diphosphate reductase subunit M2, whose product MAQPMGRAGSARRGRFKGCWSEGSPVHPVPAVLSWSFALLRCAVTMLSVRVPLAPITDPQQLQLSPLKGLSLVDKENTPPALSGSRVLASKTARRIFQEPAEPKTKAAAPGVEDEPLLRENPRRFVIFPIEYHDIWQMYKKAEASFWTAEEVDLSKDIQHWESLKPEERYFISHVLAFFAASDGIVNENLVERFSQEVQITEARCFYGFQIAMENIHSEMYSLLIDTYIKDPKEREFLFNAIETMPCVKKKADWALRWIGDKEATYGERVVAFAAVEGIFFSGSFASIFWLKKRGLMPGLTFSNELISRDEGLHCDFACLMFKHLVHKPSEERVREIIINAVRIEQEFLTEALPVKLIGMNCILMKQYIEFVADRLMLELGFGKVFRVENPFDFMENISLEGKTNFFEKRVGEYQRMGVMSSPTENSFTLDADF is encoded by the exons ATGGCACAGCCAATGGGAAGGGCCGGGAGCGCGCGGCGCGGGAGATTTAAAGGCTGCTGGAGTGAGGGGTCGCCCGTGCACCCCGTCCCAGCCGTCCTGTCCTGGTCTTTCGCTCTGCTTCGCTGCGCCGTCACTATGCTCTCCGTCCGCGTCCCGCTCGCGCCCATCACGGACCCGCAGCAGCTGCAGCTCTCGCCGCTGAAGGGGCTCAGCTTGGTCGACAAGGAGAACACG CCGCCGGCCCTGAGCGGGTCCCGCGTCCTGGCCAGCAAGACCGCGAGGAGGATCTTCCAGGAGCCCGCGGAGCCG AAAACTAAAGCAGCTGCCCCCGGCGTGGAGGATGAGCCGCTGCTGAGAGAAAACCCCCGCCGCTTTGTCATCTTCCCCATCGAGTACCATGATATCTGGCAGATGTATAAGAAGGCGGAGGCTTCCTTCTGGACCGCCGAGGAG GTGGACCTGTCCAAGGACATTCAGCATTGGGAATCCCTGAAGCCCGAGGAGAGATATTTTATATCCCATGTTCTGGCTTTCTTTGCAGCAAGCGATGGCATAGTAAATGAAAACTTG GTGGAGCGATTTAGCCAAGAAGTTCAGATTACAGAAGCCCGCTGTTTCTATGGCTTCCAAATTGCCATGGAAAACATACATTCTGAAATGTATAGTCTTCTTATTGACACTTACATAAAAGATCCCAAAGAAAG GGAATTTCTCTTCAATGCCATTGAAACGATGCCTTGTGTCAAGAAGAAGGCAGACTGGGCCTTGCGCTGGATTGGGGACAAAGAGGCTACCTATG GTGAACGTGTTGTAGCCTTTGCTGCAGTGGAAGGCATCTTCTTTTCTGGTTCTTTTGCATCGATATTCTGGCTCAAGAAACGAGGACTGATGCCTGGCCTCACATTTTCCAATGAACTTATTAGCAGAGATGAG GGTTTACACTGTGATTTTGCTTGCCTGATGTTCAAACACCTGGTACACAAACCGTCGGAGGAGAGAGTAAGAGAAATAATTATCAATGCTGTTCGGATAGAACAG GAGTTCCTCACTGAGGCCTTGCCTGTGAAGCTCATTGGGATGAATTGCATTCTAATGAAGCAATACATTGAGTTTGTGGCAGACAGACTTATGCTGGAACTGGGTTTTGGCAAG GTTTTCAGAGTAGAGAACCCATTTGACTTTATGGAGAATATTTCACTGGAAGGAAAGACTAACTTCTTTGAGAAGAGAGTAGGCGAGTATCAGAGGATGGGAGTGATGTCAAGTCCAACAGAGAATTCTTTTACCTTGGATGCTGACTTCTAA